A window of the Helianthus annuus cultivar XRQ/B chromosome 4, HanXRQr2.0-SUNRISE, whole genome shotgun sequence genome harbors these coding sequences:
- the LOC110899448 gene encoding chaperone protein DnaJ isoform X2, translated as MLGDEARELLGFPPNSSPSSSQVKAAYKKKAWETHPDRFPNSQKSLAESNFKLISEAYSCLQSGTYSTRGTYSRVVRTGVPRSQGGSKNKALIQIPFLLIVVGTVALGGSSATRAYRRQKEAYPSHNPFLP; from the exons ATGCTTGGCGATGAAGCCAGAGAATTGCTAGGGTTTCCTCCCAATTCCTCCCCTTCATCGTCACAG GTCAAAGCTGCTTACAAGAAAAAGGCATGGGAAACTCATCCAGATCGTTTCCCCAATTCTCAAAAATCTCTCGCCGAATCCAATTTCAAACTG ATTTCTGAAGCTTACTCATGTTTACAGTCCG GCACATATTCAACAAGAGGAACATATTCAAGGGTGGTGAGAACCGGAGTCCCAAGGAGTCAAGGAGGAAGTAAAAACAAAGCATTGATTCAGATCCCATTCCTCTTGATTGTTGTAGGAACGGTTGCACTCGGTGGGTCCAGTGCCACTAG GGCTTACCGAAGGCAGAAAGAGGCATACCCATCACATAACCCTTTTCTTCCTTGA
- the LOC110899447 gene encoding tRNA:m(4)X modification enzyme TRM13, which produces MATRCKFWLPKKKRFCAIPPLSNSEFCGNHSKRSDDVWILCSIDPSHSVLESNLESHLKRCPLLKHQNSLSLQPFYLKGINGGGQEEEEEGVSSESKRMAVHSMTAPQFIKLIEKIKSVHAEICKDILESYTDPDACKIWINRAIDWKIPFQEKHVIQQASILGNLEKLGALKSSSIGEQLQCDTSSADSSDSPAVVEFGAGRGYLTQMLADCYGVSKVFLVERKSYKLKADRSLRQKESLILERLRIDIEDLNLNAIVALQGVPYLAIGKHLCGPATDMTLRCCVGEGAAKSYFRGLSIATCCHHLCQWKHYINKDFFLNLGITKDDFHAITWFTSWAVDADHSSDVADTNTENVKNICGDINMSVAERAALGFMCKDIIDAGRFMWLREYGLESKLVKYVPSNISPENHLLIAKRGRS; this is translated from the exons ATGGCGACTCGTTGCAAGTTTTGGCTGCCGAAGAAGAAGAGATTCTGTGCAATTCCGCCGCTCTCTAATTCCGA ATTCTGCGGTAATCACTCCAAAAGATCCGATGACGTCTGGATTCTATGCTCAATCGATCCATCTCA TTCTGTATTGGAGTCAAACCTTGAGTCTCACCTTAAGCGGTGCCCGTTGCTTAAACATCAGAACTCGTTGTCTCTTCAACCTTTTTATCTAAAAGGTATTAATGGAGGCggtcaagaagaagaagaagaaggtgtcAGCTCGGAGTCCAAGCGGATGGCTGTGCATTCCATGACTGCTCCTCAATTTATCAAGctaattgaaaagattaaatCTGTTCATGCTGAGATATGTAAGGATATTCTAGAGTCTTACACTGATCCGGATGCGTGTAAGATTTGGATTAACCGCGCTATTGACTG GAAAATACCATTTCAAGAAAAGCATGTTATCCAGCAGGCATCAATTCTTGGAAACTTGGAGAAGCTTGGAGCATTGAAGTCGTCTAGTATTGGAGAACAACTTCAATGTGACACTTCATCTGCAGATTCTAGTGATTCTCCTGCAGTTGTTGAGTTTGGAGCAGGGAGGGGGTACCTGACACAAATGCTAGCGGACTGTTATGGCGTCTCAAAAGTCTTTTTGGTTGAACGGAAATCATATAAACTTAAG GCTGATCGAAGCTTGCGACAGAAAGAGAGCTTGATATTAGAGCGGTTGAGAATTGACA TTGAGGACTTAAATTTGAATGCAATCGTGGCATTACAAGGAGTACCTTATTTGGCGATCGGAAAACATCTGTGTGGACCTGCGACAG ATATGACCTTAAGATGTTGCGTTGGGGAAGGTGCAGCCAAATCATACTTTAGAGGACTTTCTATAGCAACTTGTTGCCACCATCTCTGCCAATGGAAGCATTATATCA ATAAAGATTTTTTCTTAAATTTAGGGATTACGAAAGACGATTTCCATGCAATTACATGGTTTACCAGCTGGGCCGTAGACGCAGACCATAGTTCAGACGTTGCTGATACAAACAC GGAAAATGTTAAGAATATCTGTGGAGATATTAATATGTCTGTTGCAGAGCGGGCTGCGCTAGGGTTTATGTGCAAAGATATTATTGATGCAGGGAGGTTTATGTGGCTGAGGGAATATGGACTAGAATCCAAGCTTGTCAAATATGTTCCATCTAACATCTCGCCTGAAAACCATTTGCTCATCGCAAAGCGTGGAAGATCTTGA
- the LOC110899446 gene encoding uncharacterized protein LOC110899446 isoform X2, translating to MGSGGLGLDYWLQWQVLVSALIILLPTLTSIRFIITKHNNTPANNHHHHLWMPYWRNLHPVCLLLYRLFAFVSMTYFLYLTVIGLGPFVFFFYTQWTFLLVTIYFALATIISARGCWMLFNEHSHPIPNHERDKFLKKDSSSVEDTTVKDNEVSIKPQMQFNQESGFWGNLMQNIYHTCAGAVVLTDIVFWGLLLPFQTGDDFKLTLLIGCMHSLNAVFLLIDSALNSLQFSWHGLTYFVLWSATYITFQWVMHACCLTWWPYPFLELATPWAPMWYFGIALFHLPCYGLYLLIVKAKTSMFPRSFIRVVANEKQM from the exons ATGGGGAGTGGGGGGTTGGGCTTAGACTACTGGCTTCAATGGCAAGTACTTGTCTCTGCTCTCATCATCCTTCTCCCCACTCTCACCTCCATAAGATTCATCATCACTAAACACAACAACACACCTGccaacaatcatcatcatcatctatggATGCCTTACTGGCGGAACCTCCACCCTGTCTGCCTTCTTCTCTACCGCCTTTTCGCCTTCGTTTCCATGACCTATTTCTTATATCTCACTGTTATTGGATTAGGCCCCTTTGTCTTCTTTTTCTACACACA GTGGACCTTTTTACTGGTCACAATCTACTTTGCG CTTGCGACCATCATATCTGCTCGTGGCTGCTGGATGCTCTTTAATGAGCATTCCCatccaattccaaatcatgagaGAGATAAGTTTCTGAAAAAAGATTCTAGCTCTGTTGAAGATACCACGGTGAAAGATAACGAGGTTTCCATCAAGCCGCAAATGCAATTTAATCAGGAATCCGGGTTTTGGGGAAATCTTATGCAGAATATCTATCAC ACTTGTGCAGGTGCTGTTGTGCTTACAGATATCGTATTTTGGGGCCTATTACTCCCGTTTCAGACTGGTGATGACTTCAAGCTTACCCTG TTGATTGGTTGCATGCATTCCCTTAATGCTGTTTTTCTCCTCATCGATTCTGCTCTCAACAGTTTA CAATTCTCTTGGCACGGGTTAACATACTTTGTCTTATGGAGCGCAACCTATATAACTTTCCAGTGGGTTATGCATGCGTGTTGCCTTACATG GTGGCCTTATCCTTTCCTTGAACTTGCCACTCCATGGGCTCCTATGTG GTATTTCGGCATTGCTTTGTTTCACCTTCCATGTTACGGGCTATATCTTCTGATTGTGAAAGCGAAAACGTCAATGTTTCCTCGCTCTTTTATAAG GGTGGTCGCAAATGAGAAGCAGATGTAA
- the LOC110899448 gene encoding chaperone protein DnaJ isoform X1, giving the protein MLGDEARELLGFPPNSSPSSSQVKAAYKKKAWETHPDRFPNSQKSLAESNFKLISEAYSCLQSGTYSTRGTYSRVVRTGVPRSQGGSKNKALIQIPFLLIVVGTVALGLTEGRKRHTHHITLFFLEVTNICGKSRAVVM; this is encoded by the exons ATGCTTGGCGATGAAGCCAGAGAATTGCTAGGGTTTCCTCCCAATTCCTCCCCTTCATCGTCACAG GTCAAAGCTGCTTACAAGAAAAAGGCATGGGAAACTCATCCAGATCGTTTCCCCAATTCTCAAAAATCTCTCGCCGAATCCAATTTCAAACTG ATTTCTGAAGCTTACTCATGTTTACAGTCCG GCACATATTCAACAAGAGGAACATATTCAAGGGTGGTGAGAACCGGAGTCCCAAGGAGTCAAGGAGGAAGTAAAAACAAAGCATTGATTCAGATCCCATTCCTCTTGATTGTTGTAGGAACGGTTGCACTCG GGCTTACCGAAGGCAGAAAGAGGCATACCCATCACATAACCCTTTTCTTCCTTGAGGTTACAAACATTTGCGGAAAGAGTCGGGCAGTCGTCATGTGA
- the LOC110899446 gene encoding uncharacterized protein LOC110899446 isoform X1: MGSGGLGLDYWLQWQVLVSALIILLPTLTSIRFIITKHNNTPANNHHHHLWMPYWRNLHPVCLLLYRLFAFVSMTYFLYLTVIGLGPFVFFFYTQWTFLLVTIYFALATIISARGCWMLFNEHSHPIPNHERDKFLKKDSSSVEDTTVKDNEVSIKPQMQFNQESGFWGNLMQNIYHTCAGAVVLTDIVFWGLLLPFQTGDDFKLTLLIGCMHSLNAVFLLIDSALNSLQFSWHGLTYFVLWSATYITFQWVMHACCLTWWPYPFLELATPWAPMWYFGIALFHLPCYGLYLLIVKAKTSMFPRSFIRWLPPIFSFKA; encoded by the exons ATGGGGAGTGGGGGGTTGGGCTTAGACTACTGGCTTCAATGGCAAGTACTTGTCTCTGCTCTCATCATCCTTCTCCCCACTCTCACCTCCATAAGATTCATCATCACTAAACACAACAACACACCTGccaacaatcatcatcatcatctatggATGCCTTACTGGCGGAACCTCCACCCTGTCTGCCTTCTTCTCTACCGCCTTTTCGCCTTCGTTTCCATGACCTATTTCTTATATCTCACTGTTATTGGATTAGGCCCCTTTGTCTTCTTTTTCTACACACA GTGGACCTTTTTACTGGTCACAATCTACTTTGCG CTTGCGACCATCATATCTGCTCGTGGCTGCTGGATGCTCTTTAATGAGCATTCCCatccaattccaaatcatgagaGAGATAAGTTTCTGAAAAAAGATTCTAGCTCTGTTGAAGATACCACGGTGAAAGATAACGAGGTTTCCATCAAGCCGCAAATGCAATTTAATCAGGAATCCGGGTTTTGGGGAAATCTTATGCAGAATATCTATCAC ACTTGTGCAGGTGCTGTTGTGCTTACAGATATCGTATTTTGGGGCCTATTACTCCCGTTTCAGACTGGTGATGACTTCAAGCTTACCCTG TTGATTGGTTGCATGCATTCCCTTAATGCTGTTTTTCTCCTCATCGATTCTGCTCTCAACAGTTTA CAATTCTCTTGGCACGGGTTAACATACTTTGTCTTATGGAGCGCAACCTATATAACTTTCCAGTGGGTTATGCATGCGTGTTGCCTTACATG GTGGCCTTATCCTTTCCTTGAACTTGCCACTCCATGGGCTCCTATGTG GTATTTCGGCATTGCTTTGTTTCACCTTCCATGTTACGGGCTATATCTTCTGATTGTGAAAGCGAAAACGTCAATGTTTCCTCGCTCTTTTATAAGGTGGTTGCCCCCTATCTTTTCTTTTAAAGCATGA
- the LOC110899445 gene encoding pectinesterase-like — MAASKILISVISLLLVVGCVLGVVLLIVKSGKDENISTSTKTAESICKPTEYKEACNKAVEEVAKNSSATHEDYILASIRATADELQKSLKKASEAKKDLGDDKKESKRDLESCEKMIGYASDELQQVLKVVAETEAVSLAEQIDPILVWLTAIRSYQTTCVDEIQDKKLKKDMQKGLETSNELTFNAQKIVYNVLDILKDIGVDLSEVKVPSTGQRRLLDEVDELDHHGFPSWVPSVDRKLLGAKKGGGGGGKKQKPNGQGLFKTPPPPPLPPNPVPNAIVAQDGSGKFKSIKQALAAYPPNHQGRYIIYIKAGTYSEGQIIVDKNQNNVYMYGDGRAKTIITGNLNFAIAKIGTSQTATVVALGERFMAKGITFRNTIGPAGHQAVAFRSQSPHTVMMDCSFEGYQDTLYYHAHEQFYKNCAISGTVDFIFGVGRAFIQDCDILVRKPEANQGNMVTADGRMKMEETGGVVLHNCKIMAAPELAPVKAQFPTYLGRPWKPAATSVIMMCDIGDLIKPEGWTTWESPEGKNNHLSCMFREYNNRGPGANLAGRVKWSGFKVIANEKEALGFTAGTFLLGGTWLPQSGVPAKLGL; from the coding sequence ATGGCTGCTAGTAAGATCCTCATATCCGTTATATCCTTGCTCTTGGTGGTCGGTTGCGTCCTCGGGGTCGTTTTGTTGATCGTCAAAAGCGGAAAGGATGAGAATATTAGCACTAGCACCAAAACAGCCGAGAGCATATGCAAGCCAACCGAGTACAAAGAGGCTTGCAACAAGGCGGTCGAAGAGGTGGCCAAAAACTCCTCCGCCACCCATGAGGACTACATCCTTGCCTCCATCCGTGCCACCGCGGACGAGCTGCAAAAGTCCCTTAAAAAGGCCTCCGAGGCCAAGAAAGATTTGGGCGACGACAAAAAGGAATCCAAAAGGGACCTCGAGTCGTGTGAGAAAATGATAGGATACGCATCGGATGAGCTCCAGCAGGTTCTTAAGGTTGTAGCCGAGACCGAAGCAGTCTCGTTAGCCGAACAAATTGACCCTATTTTAGTTTGGTTGACCGCGATTCGATCATACCAGACGACATGTGTGGACGAGATTCAAGATAAAAAACTTAAAAAAGACATGCAAAAAGGATTGGAAACTTCTAATGAGCTAACCTTCAACGCACAAAAGATTGTGTATAATGTGCTTGATATCCTTAAAGACATCGGAGTCGATTTAAGTGAGGTAAAAGTCCCATCCACCGGACAACGCAGGCTTCTCGACGAGGTTGATGAACTGGACCACCACGGTTTTCCGTCGTGGGTCCCTAGTGTTGACCGGAAGCTTCTAGGAGCCAAAAaaggcggtggcggtggtggtaaAAAGCAAAAACCAAATGGCCAAGGGTTGTTCAAAACTCCACCGCCGCCACCTCTTCCACCGAACCCCGTACCCAACGCCATCGTGGCTCAAGACGGTAGCGGGAAGTTTAAGAGCATCAAACAAGCTTTGGCTGCTTACCCGCCGAATCATCAAGGAAGATACATAATCTACATTAAAGCCGGTACTTACAGCGAGGGACAAATCATCGTAgacaaaaatcaaaacaatgtGTATATGTATGGTGATGGCCGTGCGAAGACCATAATAACCGGGAACTTAAACTTTGCGATCGCAAAGATTGGAACCTCGCAAACCGCAACAGTGGTTGCGCTTGGAGAACGGTTCATGGCTAAGGGAATAACGTTCAGAAACACAATCGGGCCAGCTGGACACCAAGCAGTTGCATTCCGATCGCAGTCTCCTCACACGGTTATGATGGATTGCAGCTTCGAGGGTTACCAGGACACGTTATACTACCATGCACACGAACAGTTCTACAAGAATTGTGCCATATCAGGAACCGTTGACTTTATATTCGGGGTGGGTCGGGCTTTTATCCAGGACTGTGATATACTCGTTCGAAAACCGGAAGCGAATCAAGGCAACATGGTAACAGCAGATGGAAGGATGAAAATGGAAGAAACGGGAGGGGTGGTGCTTCATAACTGTAAGATCATGGCAGCACCGGAGTTGGCTCCTGTGAAGGCGCAATTTCCAACCTACCTAGGACGACCATGGAAACCTGCAGCGACGTCGGTGATCATGATGTGTGATATCGGAGATTTGATCAAGCCAGAAGGGTGGACGACTTGGGAGTCGCCTGAGGGGAAGAATAACCACCTGTCTTGTATGTTTAGAGAGTATAATAACAGGGGTCCAGGTGCCAACTTAGCAGGTAGAGTCAAATGGTCTGGTTTTAAGGTCATTGCAAATGAGAAGGAAGCACTTGGTTTTACAGCTGGCACGTTCTTATTGGGAGGAACTTGGCTACCTCAAAGCGGTGTACCGGCTAAACTCGGGTTATGA